The DNA region AGTATCTTTGCAACGAGATAAAATCAATCTATTAATAAAAGTCATTTAAAGAGTATAGCTGTCATGCGTAAACTGAAAATAACAGAACTGAATCGTATTAGTATAGAGGAGTTTAAGGAAGCTGAAAAGTTGCCCCTGGTGGTGGTATTGGATAATATCCGCAGTCTTCATAACATTGGTTCTGTATTTCGTACTTCGGATGCTTTCCGGGTGGAATGTATCTACCTGTGTGGCATTACAGCTACTCCGCCCCATCCTGAAATGCATAAAACAGCTTTAGGTGCTGAATTCACTGTCGACTGGAAGTATGTTGATAACTGTGTTGAAGCTGTTGATAACCTTAAAAAGGAAGGATATACTGTTTATTCCGTAGAGCAAGCGGAAGG from Bacteroides sp. MSB163 includes:
- a CDS encoding RNA methyltransferase, with product MRKLKITELNRISIEEFKEAEKLPLVVVLDNIRSLHNIGSVFRTSDAFRVECIYLCGITATPPHPEMHKTALGAEFTVDWKYVDNCVEAVDNLKKEGYTVYSVEQAEGSIMLDELSLDRTKKYAVVMGNEVKGVQQEVIDHSDGCIEIPQYGTKHSLNVSVTAGIVIWDLFKKLK